A single Cannabis sativa cultivar Pink pepper isolate KNU-18-1 chromosome 7, ASM2916894v1, whole genome shotgun sequence DNA region contains:
- the LOC115697647 gene encoding cathecol O-methyltransferase 1-like isoform X2, giving the protein MSIIERNNVEEDESFFYAIELRSSVVLPMSLFATIELGVFEILAKAGDGAKLSSLDIASHLPTENPDAPMMLDRILTLLASHSVLDCVVVGEGSSMRKLYSLSPVSKHFLLEAHGASSHAIMKLGLDKVFLESWFELKNAVLEGGSAFKRAHGMNVFEYGKLDPRFGEVFNSVMYNQAIVVTKKLIECYKGFENNIETLVDVGGGCGVTISLIVSKYPQIKAINFDLPHIIKNAPTYPGVEHVEGDMFEKISNGDAIFMKWILHDWNDEDCVKILKKCYEATPSNGKVINVDMVVPIMAETTHEAKSIFQSDLVMLSQIPGGKERNQHEFQTIANAAGFSTINFACPIGNVRGYGVH; this is encoded by the exons ATgtcaataattgaaagaaataatGTTGAAGAAGATGAAAGTTTCTTCTATGCAATTGAACTAAGAAGCTCAGTTGTGTTGCCCATGTCCTTGTTTGCCACAATTGAGCTCGGTGTTTTCGAAATACTAGCAAAAGCCGGCGATGGAGCTAAGCTCTCATCATTGGACATTGCTAGTCATTTGCCAACCGAAAATCCTGATGCACCAATGATGTTGGACCGCATCCTCACGCTTCTAGCTAGCCACTCTGTGCTTGATTGTGTTGTGGTTGGCGAGGGCTCGAGTATGCGAAAACTCTATAGCCTATCTCCAGTCTCAAAGCATTTTTTACTTGAAGCACATGGTGCTTCATCTCATGCCATAATGAAATTGGGACTCGATAAGGTTTTCTTGGAAAGTTG GTTCGAGTTGAAAAACGCAGTTCTGGAAGGAGGGTCAGCGTTCAAAAGGGCTCACGGAATGAATGTGTTTGAGTATGGAAAATTAGATCCAAGATTTGGTGAAGTATTTAACTCAGTAATGTACAATCAAGCCATAGTTGTTACCAAGAAATTAATTGAGTGTTACAAAGGGTTTGAGAATAATATTGAGACATTAGTAGATGTTGGTGGAGGCTGTGGAGTCACAATTAGCTTAATTGTTTCAAAATATCCTCAAATTAAGGCTATTAATTTTGACTTACCTCATATCATCAAAAATGCCCCTACTTATCCAg GTGTTGAACATGTGGAAGGAGATATGTTTGAGAAGATTTCAAATGGTGATGCCATTTTCATGAAG TGGATACTTCATGATTGGAACGATGAGGATTGTGTGAAAATATTGAAAAAGTGTTATGAAGCTACTCCAAGCAATGGAAAGGTTATTAATGTTGATATGGTTGTTCCAATAATGGCAGAGACTACTCATGAAGCTAAGAGCATTTTTCAATCAGATTTAGTTATGTTAAGTCAAATTCCAGGAGGCAAAGAGAGAAACCAACATGAATTTCAGACAATAGCAAATGCTGCTGGATTTAGTACTATCAACTTTGCATGTCCTATTGGAAATGTTAGG GGTTATGGAGTTCATTAA
- the LOC115697647 gene encoding cathecol O-methyltransferase 1-like isoform X1 — translation MSIIERNNVEEDESFFYAIELRSSVVLPMSLFATIELGVFEILAKAGDGAKLSSLDIASHLPTENPDAPMMLDRILTLLASHSVLDCVVVGEGSSMRKLYSLSPVSKHFLLEAHGASSHAIMKLGLDKVFLESWFELKNAVLEGGSAFKRAHGMNVFEYGKLDPRFGEVFNSVMYNQAIVVTKKLIECYKGFENNIETLVDVGGGCGVTISLIVSKYPQIKAINFDLPHIIKNAPTYPGVEHVEGDMFEKISNGDAIFMKWILHDWNDEDCVKILKKCYEATPSNGKVINVDMVVPIMAETTHEAKSIFQSDLVMLSQIPGGKERNQHEFQTIANAAGFSTINFACPIGNVRVMEFIK, via the exons ATgtcaataattgaaagaaataatGTTGAAGAAGATGAAAGTTTCTTCTATGCAATTGAACTAAGAAGCTCAGTTGTGTTGCCCATGTCCTTGTTTGCCACAATTGAGCTCGGTGTTTTCGAAATACTAGCAAAAGCCGGCGATGGAGCTAAGCTCTCATCATTGGACATTGCTAGTCATTTGCCAACCGAAAATCCTGATGCACCAATGATGTTGGACCGCATCCTCACGCTTCTAGCTAGCCACTCTGTGCTTGATTGTGTTGTGGTTGGCGAGGGCTCGAGTATGCGAAAACTCTATAGCCTATCTCCAGTCTCAAAGCATTTTTTACTTGAAGCACATGGTGCTTCATCTCATGCCATAATGAAATTGGGACTCGATAAGGTTTTCTTGGAAAGTTG GTTCGAGTTGAAAAACGCAGTTCTGGAAGGAGGGTCAGCGTTCAAAAGGGCTCACGGAATGAATGTGTTTGAGTATGGAAAATTAGATCCAAGATTTGGTGAAGTATTTAACTCAGTAATGTACAATCAAGCCATAGTTGTTACCAAGAAATTAATTGAGTGTTACAAAGGGTTTGAGAATAATATTGAGACATTAGTAGATGTTGGTGGAGGCTGTGGAGTCACAATTAGCTTAATTGTTTCAAAATATCCTCAAATTAAGGCTATTAATTTTGACTTACCTCATATCATCAAAAATGCCCCTACTTATCCAg GTGTTGAACATGTGGAAGGAGATATGTTTGAGAAGATTTCAAATGGTGATGCCATTTTCATGAAG TGGATACTTCATGATTGGAACGATGAGGATTGTGTGAAAATATTGAAAAAGTGTTATGAAGCTACTCCAAGCAATGGAAAGGTTATTAATGTTGATATGGTTGTTCCAATAATGGCAGAGACTACTCATGAAGCTAAGAGCATTTTTCAATCAGATTTAGTTATGTTAAGTCAAATTCCAGGAGGCAAAGAGAGAAACCAACATGAATTTCAGACAATAGCAAATGCTGCTGGATTTAGTACTATCAACTTTGCATGTCCTATTGGAAATGTTAGGGTTATGGAGTTCATTAAGTAA